A DNA window from Thalassospiraceae bacterium LMO-JJ14 contains the following coding sequences:
- a CDS encoding GNAT family N-acetyltransferase has product MNITVRPIAETDKARWTELWHGYLTFYKAPIDDENTALLWDRLMADSDPHGLVACTDDGSVVGLVHYLFHATCWTVHDKCYLQDLFVDPKARVGGAGRALIEAVYEKAAEAKASEVYWMTQEFNSVARVLYDRVGELTPFIKYRKLP; this is encoded by the coding sequence ATGAACATTACTGTCCGCCCGATTGCGGAAACAGACAAAGCCCGTTGGACGGAACTCTGGCACGGCTATCTGACGTTTTATAAAGCGCCAATCGATGACGAAAATACGGCGCTGCTTTGGGACCGCTTGATGGCAGACAGCGATCCGCACGGCCTGGTCGCATGTACGGACGACGGATCGGTTGTCGGTCTTGTGCATTATCTTTTCCATGCCACCTGCTGGACCGTCCACGACAAGTGCTATTTGCAGGATTTGTTCGTCGATCCAAAAGCCCGTGTCGGCGGCGCCGGACGCGCGCTGATCGAAGCGGTCTATGAAAAGGCTGCCGAAGCGAAAGCGTCCGAGGTTTACTGGATGACGCAGGAATTCAACAGCGTCGCCCGTGTGCTGTACGACCGCGTCGGTGAACTGACACCGTTCATCAAGTACCGGAAGCTGCCGTAG
- a CDS encoding PLP-dependent aminotransferase family protein yields the protein MPQISDHAPLLMIAVDRDSAVPMHRQVYDQIRDAILGGRLAPGRRLPSTRALAVELSVSRNTVLAAFDQLFAEGYTEGHVGSGTRVSRVLPEDVLAARTLSEKRSVTETAPDTELSVKGQALLAAKPRMHRSSSAHTFRTGLPEIDRFPWTQWSRMVAKFWRNPPRMLVSYGDPGGHMPLRVAIAEYLRAVRGLVCDAEQVIVTAGAQQAIDLASRALLDPGDKVWIEDPGYAGIKGVLTATEAELVPLPVDEQGLVVAEGIARAPDARMAVVTPSHQYPLGAVMSLARRLELLEWAAESGAWVLEDDYDSEYRYAGRPLSALQGLDHSGRVIYVGTFSKVMFPAIRLGYMVVPPSLAEPIIRIRRSLDDQTAIVMQPVLAQFIESGHFAAHIRRMRILYAERQQVLIDTVRKHLSDVLEIAPDEAGMHMVALIRPEAGISDADVADAAARAGVSVDPLSAFYLGTPDRNGLVLGYAGSETRDIKRSVEKLAAVIGNIL from the coding sequence GTGCCACAGATTTCCGACCACGCACCGTTATTGATGATCGCCGTCGATCGCGACAGCGCCGTGCCCATGCATCGTCAGGTATACGATCAGATCCGCGACGCCATCCTTGGCGGACGTCTGGCACCGGGGCGCAGGTTGCCGTCGACCCGCGCGCTCGCGGTTGAATTATCGGTATCCAGGAACACTGTACTGGCGGCGTTCGATCAGCTTTTCGCCGAGGGATATACGGAAGGCCATGTCGGTTCCGGTACACGCGTATCCAGAGTGCTTCCCGAAGATGTACTGGCAGCGCGCACGCTCTCTGAAAAGCGCTCTGTCACCGAAACTGCACCCGACACGGAACTGTCCGTAAAGGGCCAGGCATTGTTGGCGGCAAAACCACGCATGCACAGATCTTCATCGGCGCATACCTTCCGTACAGGCTTGCCGGAAATCGACCGGTTTCCGTGGACACAATGGAGCCGCATGGTCGCCAAGTTCTGGCGCAATCCGCCACGGATGCTTGTATCTTACGGCGATCCCGGCGGACATATGCCGCTCAGGGTCGCCATCGCGGAATATCTGCGTGCCGTGCGCGGTCTCGTCTGCGATGCCGAACAGGTTATCGTGACTGCGGGGGCGCAGCAGGCAATAGATCTGGCATCCCGTGCATTGCTCGATCCCGGCGACAAGGTCTGGATCGAAGATCCCGGCTATGCGGGCATCAAGGGTGTGCTGACGGCGACCGAGGCCGAGTTGGTGCCGCTACCGGTCGATGAGCAGGGGCTTGTGGTAGCCGAAGGAATCGCGCGCGCGCCCGACGCGCGGATGGCCGTCGTCACCCCGTCGCATCAGTATCCGCTGGGGGCGGTGATGAGCCTTGCGCGGCGTCTTGAACTTCTGGAATGGGCGGCGGAGAGCGGTGCGTGGGTACTGGAAGACGATTACGACAGTGAATACCGCTATGCGGGCCGCCCGCTGTCCGCTTTGCAGGGGCTGGATCACAGCGGCCGGGTGATCTATGTCGGTACCTTTTCCAAGGTCATGTTCCCGGCGATCCGGCTCGGTTACATGGTGGTGCCGCCGTCGCTGGCGGAGCCGATCATCCGCATTCGCCGATCACTCGATGATCAGACGGCCATCGTCATGCAGCCGGTATTGGCGCAATTCATCGAAAGCGGTCATTTCGCCGCGCACATCCGCCGCATGCGCATCCTCTATGCCGAGCGCCAGCAGGTTCTGATCGATACGGTCCGCAAGCACCTTTCCGATGTTTTGGAAATTGCCCCCGATGAGGCCGGCATGCACATGGTCGCGTTGATTCGCCCTGAAGCGGGAATTTCCGATGCCGACGTTGCGGATGCCGCAGCCCGGGCAGGAGTAAGTGTTGATCCGCTGAGCGCGTTTTACCTGGGCACACCCGACCGCAACGGACTGGTGCTGGGATACGCCGGCTCGGAAACCCGCGATATCAAACGCAGCGTCGAGAAACTGGCCGCTGTGATTGGGAATATTCTCTGA